In Gimesia benthica, a single window of DNA contains:
- a CDS encoding efflux RND transporter periplasmic adaptor subunit, whose amino-acid sequence MNDSPVRFSILKSLVLLCPLTLLLSGCNQPPPPPQMKPPAVTIAEPVVKQVVFNEDFTGTLASVASVDIRARVAGFLEKIDFQPSDDVKKGQLLFVIQQDEYQAALDKANAQMEAAKAQLVDAQATLDRYTELLKKQAVTPQDVNDATAARDKAKAAVMGAQADIEQAQINMGYTTIKSPIDGKISRNLVDVGNLVGSGENTLLTTIVTMDPIYVYFDASERLWLQALKKKRSPTDKDPLQVHVGLSDEEGFPHVGTIDFANNKIDPGTGTIQVRAVLENKQGFLYPGLYVRVRVYGDPIPGAVLVKDISIGTDLAGKYLLIVGKDNIVEKRQVEIGQLDNGMRVILKGIKPGEKYIAEGIQRARPGKPVTITNNQAAGNQQTAGGQQQNKQAAPQQAKPAAEPKKTGDAQGKPAAATDNKQN is encoded by the coding sequence GTGAACGATTCACCCGTCCGATTTTCAATTCTCAAATCTTTAGTCTTACTCTGTCCCCTTACGCTGCTGCTCAGTGGCTGTAATCAGCCGCCTCCACCACCACAGATGAAACCGCCTGCAGTGACAATCGCGGAACCGGTTGTCAAACAGGTGGTCTTCAATGAAGATTTCACCGGAACACTGGCTTCGGTCGCCTCGGTGGATATTCGCGCCCGCGTCGCAGGATTCCTGGAAAAGATCGACTTCCAGCCATCAGACGATGTCAAAAAAGGGCAGTTGCTGTTTGTGATTCAGCAGGACGAGTACCAGGCGGCTCTGGATAAAGCCAATGCTCAGATGGAAGCAGCCAAGGCACAACTGGTCGATGCTCAGGCAACCCTGGATCGCTATACCGAACTGTTAAAGAAACAGGCCGTCACGCCCCAGGATGTGAACGATGCCACCGCAGCCCGCGATAAAGCCAAGGCAGCAGTCATGGGAGCGCAGGCGGATATCGAACAGGCTCAGATTAATATGGGCTATACCACAATCAAATCTCCCATTGACGGCAAGATCAGTCGAAACCTGGTCGATGTCGGCAACCTGGTTGGCTCCGGAGAAAATACGCTGCTGACGACCATCGTGACAATGGATCCGATCTATGTCTATTTCGATGCCAGTGAGCGTCTCTGGCTGCAGGCTTTAAAGAAAAAAAGATCACCCACTGATAAAGATCCACTCCAGGTGCATGTAGGGCTTTCAGATGAAGAGGGCTTTCCTCACGTCGGTACCATCGACTTCGCGAATAATAAAATCGATCCGGGCACAGGCACCATTCAGGTGCGAGCAGTGCTGGAGAATAAGCAGGGTTTTCTTTATCCCGGACTGTATGTTCGCGTCCGCGTGTACGGCGATCCGATTCCCGGTGCGGTACTCGTGAAGGATATATCGATCGGGACTGACCTCGCAGGAAAATACCTGCTGATCGTGGGGAAAGATAACATCGTTGAGAAGCGACAGGTGGAAATCGGTCAGCTCGATAACGGTATGCGGGTGATTCTGAAAGGGATCAAGCCGGGAGAGAAATATATCGCGGAAGGCATTCAGCGCGCCCGTCCCGGGAAGCCGGTGACGATTACCAATAATCAGGCTGCAGGAAACCAGCAGACCGCTGGGGGTCAGCAGCAGAATAAACAGGCAGCACCGCAGCAGGCAAAACCCGCTGCGGAACCGAAGAAAACCGGTGATGCGCAGGGTAAACCTGCCGCTGCAACTGATAACAAGCAGAACTGA
- a CDS encoding efflux RND transporter permease subunit translates to MFSRFFIYHPIFASVISIVIAIVGAISLPLLPVELFPDITPPTVAVTATYRGADAQVVADTVATPIEEQVNGVENMIYMSSSSTSDGNMTLTVTFDVGTDLDMANVLVQNRVAIANPSLPEDVKREGVTTKKKSTNMTLVIALNSPDETFDELYLSNYASININDELKRIDGVSDVNVVNAKDFGMRIWLNPNQLDTRNITTTDVVDALRQQNVQVAAGSIGQEPNPDNQDFQLTVTTLGRLTDPKQFADIIIKTGEDGQITQIKDVARVELGAQSYSGYSQLNGKPAALIAVYQLPGANALDVAEKSRNVMERLKKDFPKGLEYSVPYDSTEFVTASIDEVVTTLFMALLLVFITIFVFLQDFRATLIPAVTIPVSLLGTMAVMLAMGYTINTLSLFGIVLVIGIVVDDAIVVVENVTRILDTEKCSSKEATEKAMIEITGPVIATTLVLLAVFVPTMVLPGITGRLYRQFALTISIATLFSSVCALTLSPAMCGIMLRQTKERQGLFFRGFNWCFDRSLNVYMKIVKTCVRRAFIMLIPMLVIFVATGVGFVSVPGGFLPNEDQGYIFINTQLPDGAALNRTRVVQNRINKLAAELPSATNVVTMGGFSMLNNSNASNYSTTIIALENWDKRQSPELHVFALVPRLQKELAQIQESITFAFIPPAIQGLGNAGGFQIQLQDRSAAGMDVLQMATTDLMDRGNADPLLSRLNTNFSATVPQLYLDIDREKAIKMGIPLNSIFDTLQAELGSTYVNDFNLFNRTFKVMVQADEDYRSKVADITRLKVRDRRGSMVPLHTLVKVNNSAGPQEVDHYNLYPTAAITGNPAPGYSSGQAIQRMEELCNEILPEGFGYEWTGIAYQQIEAGNMAPFIFAMALVFVYLFLCAQYESWSIPISVILSVPLGIFGAIFATMLRGMDNNIYTQVGFVLLIALASKNAILIVEFAKLQRESGKSIRDAAVEACHLRFRPILMTAFSAILGAIPLAIASGAGAASRQALGTAVVAGLTAATLFGVVMVPVMYVVIQIVSEWITGSKPDPETTTETSPAAK, encoded by the coding sequence ATGTTTTCCCGGTTTTTTATCTATCATCCGATTTTTGCCAGCGTGATCTCGATCGTCATCGCCATTGTCGGTGCTATCTCGCTCCCGCTGTTACCCGTGGAACTCTTTCCGGACATCACACCTCCTACTGTTGCCGTCACCGCCACTTACCGTGGGGCAGATGCGCAGGTGGTCGCGGATACAGTCGCCACCCCGATTGAAGAACAGGTCAATGGCGTGGAGAACATGATCTACATGTCCTCCAGCAGTACCAGCGACGGCAACATGACGTTAACGGTCACATTTGACGTCGGCACCGATCTCGATATGGCGAACGTGCTGGTTCAGAACCGCGTTGCCATTGCCAATCCGTCACTTCCGGAAGACGTCAAACGGGAAGGCGTTACCACCAAAAAAAAATCAACCAACATGACGCTGGTGATTGCCCTCAATTCGCCGGATGAAACCTTTGATGAACTCTACCTCAGTAACTACGCGTCCATTAATATCAATGACGAGCTGAAACGAATTGATGGTGTCAGTGATGTCAACGTAGTCAACGCCAAAGATTTCGGCATGCGGATCTGGCTGAATCCGAATCAGCTCGATACCCGGAATATTACAACGACCGACGTGGTCGATGCGCTCCGTCAGCAGAACGTGCAGGTGGCCGCCGGTTCGATTGGTCAGGAACCCAATCCCGATAATCAAGACTTCCAGTTGACGGTAACGACCCTCGGTCGTTTGACGGATCCCAAACAGTTTGCTGACATCATTATTAAGACAGGCGAAGACGGTCAAATCACTCAAATCAAGGATGTGGCCCGGGTCGAACTCGGCGCACAAAGCTATTCAGGGTATTCGCAGCTGAATGGCAAGCCGGCCGCACTGATCGCCGTTTACCAGCTGCCCGGGGCCAATGCGCTCGATGTTGCTGAGAAGTCGCGTAATGTAATGGAACGTCTCAAAAAAGACTTTCCCAAAGGGTTGGAATATTCTGTCCCCTATGACTCCACCGAGTTTGTAACCGCCTCCATTGATGAAGTAGTCACCACCCTCTTCATGGCACTCTTGCTGGTGTTTATCACCATTTTTGTTTTCCTGCAGGATTTCCGTGCCACTTTGATTCCTGCAGTGACCATTCCCGTCTCGCTGCTGGGAACGATGGCAGTCATGCTGGCGATGGGCTATACGATTAACACGCTCTCCCTGTTCGGGATCGTACTGGTCATCGGGATTGTGGTTGACGATGCCATCGTGGTGGTCGAAAACGTGACCCGTATTCTCGATACAGAAAAGTGCTCCTCGAAAGAGGCAACTGAAAAGGCGATGATTGAAATCACCGGTCCGGTGATCGCGACCACCCTGGTGCTGCTGGCGGTCTTCGTACCGACCATGGTACTTCCCGGGATTACCGGTCGTCTCTACCGTCAGTTCGCATTGACGATTTCAATCGCCACTCTGTTTTCCTCCGTCTGTGCGTTGACGCTCAGCCCCGCGATGTGCGGTATCATGCTGCGACAGACCAAAGAGCGACAAGGGCTTTTCTTCCGTGGCTTCAACTGGTGTTTCGACCGGTCACTGAATGTCTACATGAAAATCGTCAAGACCTGTGTCCGACGCGCATTTATTATGCTGATTCCAATGCTGGTCATTTTTGTTGCGACCGGAGTCGGCTTCGTGTCTGTGCCGGGGGGCTTCCTGCCGAATGAAGATCAGGGTTACATCTTCATTAATACTCAATTACCCGACGGTGCCGCTCTGAACAGAACCCGCGTCGTGCAGAACCGGATTAACAAGCTGGCTGCTGAACTCCCCTCTGCAACAAACGTAGTTACCATGGGGGGCTTCTCGATGTTGAATAACTCGAATGCCTCCAATTACTCTACAACCATCATCGCGCTGGAAAACTGGGACAAAAGGCAATCTCCCGAATTGCACGTGTTTGCGCTGGTGCCGCGTCTGCAGAAGGAACTGGCTCAAATCCAGGAGTCGATCACCTTCGCCTTCATTCCACCGGCAATCCAGGGATTGGGTAATGCCGGCGGCTTCCAGATTCAGTTGCAGGATCGTAGCGCCGCGGGGATGGACGTGCTTCAGATGGCGACTACCGATCTCATGGACCGCGGTAATGCGGACCCACTCTTGAGTAGGCTTAATACCAATTTCAGTGCGACAGTTCCCCAGCTTTATCTGGATATTGACCGCGAAAAAGCCATCAAGATGGGCATCCCCCTGAATTCTATTTTCGACACCCTGCAGGCGGAGCTGGGATCGACCTATGTCAACGACTTCAACCTCTTCAACCGGACTTTCAAGGTCATGGTTCAGGCGGATGAAGACTACCGCAGCAAAGTCGCGGATATTACACGACTCAAAGTCCGCGATCGACGCGGCAGCATGGTTCCCCTGCATACGCTGGTCAAAGTCAATAACAGCGCCGGACCGCAGGAAGTGGATCACTACAATCTCTATCCAACTGCTGCGATTACCGGTAACCCGGCACCGGGATACAGTTCCGGTCAGGCAATCCAGCGCATGGAAGAACTCTGTAATGAGATTCTCCCCGAAGGTTTCGGTTATGAGTGGACCGGGATTGCCTATCAGCAGATTGAAGCCGGCAATATGGCCCCGTTCATTTTTGCGATGGCTCTGGTCTTTGTATATCTGTTCCTCTGTGCCCAGTATGAAAGCTGGTCAATTCCGATTTCCGTGATTCTGTCGGTTCCTCTCGGTATCTTCGGCGCAATTTTCGCGACCATGTTGCGTGGCATGGATAACAATATTTATACCCAGGTCGGCTTCGTGCTCCTCATTGCACTCGCCAGTAAAAACGCCATTCTGATCGTCGAATTCGCGAAGCTGCAGCGGGAATCAGGAAAGTCGATTCGCGATGCAGCTGTCGAAGCCTGTCACCTCCGTTTCCGTCCGATCCTGATGACCGCGTTCTCCGCGATTCTGGGGGCCATTCCCCTGGCAATCGCATCGGGGGCCGGGGCCGCGAGTCGGCAGGCACTGGGGACTGCTGTCGTCGCAGGTCTGACCGCAGCCACATTGTTCGGCGTGGTTATGGTGCCCGTGATGTATGTGGTGATCCAGATCGTCAGCGAATGGATCACCGGCAGCAAACCAGATCCCGAGACTACTACCGAAACATCTCCTGCAGCGAAATAA
- the rlmB gene encoding 23S rRNA (guanosine(2251)-2'-O)-methyltransferase RlmB has protein sequence MVGKHSKVKKNKPLLGNHQKCWIWGRNAVRETLSAGFWTIWELYLSDRLPAEELEELEACAVKHSVPVVITSDKTLTQKCRAGDHQGMIAKMAPFPYADPEQIRKQTTGTPLYLILDRIQDPYNFGAIIRSAETLGTDAIFLGEQEQCDVTSLVCRTSAGAVNHMPLAQVVDLVAFCQQLKSENINVLGTAMQAEETLVDYHFTQPTALIVGNEGTGLHPDLVATCSHLIRIPQQGQTESLNVAVSAGILLYEASRQRGFQ, from the coding sequence ATGGTCGGAAAGCATTCTAAAGTAAAGAAAAATAAGCCTCTGCTGGGAAACCATCAGAAATGCTGGATCTGGGGAAGAAATGCAGTTCGGGAAACATTGTCTGCCGGCTTCTGGACGATCTGGGAATTGTACCTCTCTGACAGACTGCCTGCTGAGGAGCTTGAGGAACTCGAAGCCTGTGCCGTGAAGCATTCGGTGCCGGTCGTGATTACGTCAGACAAAACACTGACACAAAAATGTAGAGCCGGTGATCACCAGGGGATGATTGCCAAGATGGCCCCCTTCCCGTATGCAGACCCGGAACAGATTCGCAAGCAGACGACAGGCACACCGCTCTACCTGATTCTTGATCGGATTCAGGACCCGTATAATTTCGGGGCCATAATTCGCTCGGCGGAGACTCTGGGAACGGATGCGATATTTCTTGGTGAGCAGGAGCAATGCGATGTGACCAGCCTCGTCTGCCGCACCTCGGCTGGGGCGGTGAATCATATGCCGCTGGCACAAGTGGTGGATCTGGTCGCATTCTGTCAGCAGTTGAAGTCAGAAAATATCAACGTGCTGGGGACAGCGATGCAGGCGGAGGAGACGCTCGTCGACTATCACTTCACACAACCCACGGCTCTCATCGTGGGGAATGAGGGAACGGGACTGCATCCGGATCTGGTTGCCACCTGTTCGCATCTCATTCGCATTCCACAACAGGGACAGACCGAGTCCCTCAATGTCGCGGTCTCTGCAGGAATACTGCTCTACGAAGCGAGTCGGCAACGCGGGTTCCAGTAA
- the map gene encoding type I methionyl aminopeptidase, protein MILSGNPIIYKSYEWERLRIASRFNASLMDHLRPYVKPGITTDEINQVVHEYTVSNGHTPATLGYHGFPKSCCISINEVVCHGIPDDTELKEGDIVNVDITSIVDGWYGDQSETFLVGEVSEDARKLVQATYESLFLAINTIKPGSSVIEIGEVIYDFATELGYGVVRQYQGHGIGREFHTDPGIPHYPVSGSERDLLLPGMCFTIEPMLNAGTWKTVEDRSDGWTVRTKDGKLSAQFEHTILMTDTGPEILTLTKEGPQPGHRF, encoded by the coding sequence ATCATTTTGTCCGGAAATCCAATTATTTATAAATCGTACGAATGGGAACGACTGCGAATCGCATCCCGTTTCAATGCCAGTTTGATGGATCATCTGCGCCCGTATGTCAAACCGGGGATTACAACGGACGAAATCAATCAGGTAGTTCACGAATACACGGTATCTAACGGTCATACACCCGCCACCTTAGGCTATCATGGCTTTCCCAAGAGCTGCTGCATCAGTATCAATGAAGTCGTCTGCCACGGGATACCAGATGACACCGAGCTGAAAGAAGGCGACATCGTCAACGTGGATATCACCAGTATCGTGGACGGCTGGTACGGCGATCAGTCGGAAACCTTCCTGGTTGGCGAAGTCTCCGAGGATGCCCGTAAGCTCGTTCAGGCGACGTATGAATCTCTGTTTCTGGCGATCAACACGATCAAGCCCGGTTCCAGTGTCATCGAGATCGGTGAAGTCATTTACGATTTCGCGACGGAACTCGGTTACGGAGTCGTTCGGCAGTACCAGGGACATGGCATCGGACGTGAATTCCACACCGATCCGGGCATTCCCCATTACCCGGTCTCAGGCTCAGAACGCGATCTGCTCCTGCCGGGAATGTGTTTCACCATTGAACCGATGTTGAACGCCGGTACCTGGAAAACCGTTGAAGACCGCAGCGACGGCTGGACAGTCCGTACCAAGGACGGCAAGCTCTCGGCTCAGTTCGAACATACGATTCTGATGACCGATACCGGCCCGGAAATTCTGACACTGACCAAAGAAGGTCCTCAACCAGGGCACCGTTTCTAA
- a CDS encoding GDSL-type esterase/lipase family protein produces MMRSFLLPLLFLLISTAGFAEDRKLDWVKVTEKADWQPRDSQGELVYKDQLWIFGGWFNSYEAPPRDVWKSSDGKKWSLVTKQAPWIHSDLPMTVVFKDKMWLMGGWYNGRLPGHSAGNQVWSTEDGKDWDLVTKKANWTPRLAAALVTFKDKMWLLGGSENYYFGDEKSLKNDVWYSDDGKEWKLATEHAGWSPRAYHQAAVLNDRIYVFGGGNYTPEYHANNDVWSSADGVHWRQETAHAPWHERLWFSSVVYRDRIWVIGGWSNNPSTNKQDIWYSQDGKNWTELKSDVVWKERHEHSAFVFQDKIWLAGGHAQPLSSQVWSLYVPPNWFDQQKQSASPSSNFPQTLAKLEAGKPTKVVCFGDSVTGVYYHTGSRRAYTDMLGIALQKAVPGSRPEMINAGISGHTTVNALSRIERDVLKHQPDLVTVMFGLNDMTRVSLEDYEKNLQAIVKQCREAGAEVLLCTPNAVITTTSRPAEKLVKYCDVVRKVGTELNVPVCDTYQQLSALRKQDPLAWRMQMSDEIHPNMAGHKKMAELLAASITGNTVSLDDVKPLENAIPRTRSLIKDKQPIKVIAQPPLDQLIQTVLPEIAPEAKLEVTTWDSSGKTLKQIEADAKQLIRPAKPDLVLLAIPRTAQAKSQEEFIRSMMWTMNYSLNFGTGGWDCVVFHPDVFDSEHPVTDNDKLTRQLVLGQDLTLVERSQGDKASAAELLKQWLKSQLD; encoded by the coding sequence ATGATGCGATCCTTCCTGCTGCCGCTGTTGTTCCTGTTGATATCCACCGCAGGCTTTGCCGAAGACAGAAAACTGGATTGGGTGAAGGTCACCGAAAAAGCGGACTGGCAACCCCGCGACTCACAAGGGGAACTGGTTTATAAAGACCAGCTCTGGATTTTTGGTGGCTGGTTCAATTCCTATGAAGCACCTCCCCGCGATGTCTGGAAATCTTCCGACGGAAAGAAATGGTCGCTGGTCACGAAACAGGCCCCCTGGATTCACAGCGACCTGCCGATGACGGTTGTCTTCAAAGACAAGATGTGGCTCATGGGAGGCTGGTATAATGGTCGGCTACCCGGTCACTCCGCCGGGAATCAGGTCTGGTCTACCGAAGATGGAAAAGACTGGGATCTAGTCACCAAAAAAGCGAACTGGACTCCTCGACTGGCAGCAGCACTCGTCACCTTCAAAGATAAGATGTGGCTGCTCGGCGGATCCGAGAACTATTACTTCGGCGACGAGAAAAGCCTCAAAAACGATGTCTGGTATTCCGACGACGGGAAAGAATGGAAGCTGGCCACAGAGCACGCCGGTTGGTCTCCCCGGGCTTATCACCAGGCCGCTGTATTGAACGACAGAATTTATGTGTTCGGTGGCGGTAATTACACACCCGAATATCATGCGAATAATGACGTCTGGAGTTCCGCAGACGGCGTTCACTGGAGACAGGAGACAGCCCACGCCCCCTGGCACGAACGGCTCTGGTTCTCTTCCGTTGTTTATCGAGATCGCATCTGGGTGATCGGCGGCTGGTCCAATAATCCCTCAACCAACAAGCAGGACATCTGGTACTCTCAGGATGGTAAAAATTGGACCGAGCTGAAATCGGACGTCGTCTGGAAAGAGCGACACGAACATTCGGCTTTCGTCTTCCAGGACAAAATCTGGCTGGCCGGCGGCCATGCGCAGCCACTCAGCAGTCAGGTCTGGTCCCTCTATGTGCCTCCCAACTGGTTCGACCAGCAGAAGCAGAGTGCTTCCCCCTCGAGTAATTTTCCTCAAACGCTCGCCAAACTCGAAGCAGGCAAACCGACAAAGGTTGTCTGTTTCGGGGATAGTGTGACCGGCGTTTATTATCACACCGGCAGTCGGCGTGCTTATACTGACATGCTGGGCATTGCCCTGCAGAAAGCGGTTCCCGGTTCCCGACCGGAAATGATCAATGCAGGCATCAGCGGGCACACCACCGTCAATGCATTGTCGCGCATCGAACGGGATGTGCTCAAGCATCAGCCCGACCTGGTCACGGTCATGTTTGGTCTGAACGACATGACGCGGGTTTCGCTGGAAGATTATGAGAAAAACCTGCAAGCGATTGTGAAACAGTGTCGTGAGGCGGGGGCGGAAGTTCTGCTCTGTACTCCTAATGCCGTGATTACCACCACCAGCCGTCCCGCAGAAAAACTGGTCAAGTATTGTGATGTCGTCCGCAAGGTGGGAACAGAGTTGAACGTGCCTGTCTGTGATACCTATCAGCAGCTCTCAGCACTGCGGAAACAGGATCCGCTCGCCTGGCGAATGCAGATGAGTGATGAAATTCATCCCAACATGGCGGGACACAAAAAAATGGCAGAGCTGTTAGCGGCATCCATTACGGGAAACACGGTCTCACTGGATGATGTAAAACCGCTGGAAAACGCGATTCCACGCACCAGAAGTCTCATCAAGGACAAGCAGCCGATCAAAGTCATCGCCCAGCCCCCTCTGGATCAGCTGATTCAGACAGTGCTACCGGAAATCGCTCCGGAAGCCAAACTGGAAGTGACCACCTGGGATTCGTCCGGAAAAACGCTCAAGCAGATCGAAGCTGATGCAAAACAGCTCATCCGTCCGGCGAAACCAGATCTGGTTCTGCTGGCGATTCCCCGCACTGCACAGGCCAAATCACAGGAAGAATTTATCCGCAGCATGATGTGGACTATGAATTACTCACTCAATTTCGGTACGGGAGGCTGGGATTGTGTCGTTTTCCATCCGGACGTATTCGATTCAGAACATCCAGTCACAGACAACGACAAACTCACCCGTCAACTGGTATTGGGGCAGGACCTGACTCTCGTCGAACGTTCTCAGGGAGACAAGGCTTCCGCAGCAGAACTGCTGAAGCAGTGGTTGAAGTCTCAGCTCGACTGA
- a CDS encoding acetamidase/formamidase family protein encodes MQEMSLGNLNYEFSREQEPRLRISSGETIRVETEDALSGQIRKPGDCRDKSKVPYSNPVTGPIYVEQAKPGDTLAIRIEKIESRDGQCATYTGNPKQLCQWLGTDVPDGAHVCPIREGLVYWSDDIAIPYQPMLGCIGTTPAYGMPSTMPAGPHGGNMDIREVTEGNTLFLPVFVEGAYLYLGDAHAAMGQGELSATGLEMASHTTLTIELIKGKTIAGPRIETPDELITVASGTPMERATAEAFAQLILWMESEHGWNRWRAYDLLTHVSEISLGYYEGGGLAVKVPKKYVAHPS; translated from the coding sequence ATGCAGGAAATGTCACTGGGGAATCTCAATTATGAATTCAGCCGTGAACAGGAACCGCGACTCCGCATCAGCAGCGGCGAGACGATTCGTGTCGAAACGGAAGACGCGCTCTCTGGCCAGATACGAAAGCCTGGAGACTGCCGTGATAAAAGCAAGGTCCCCTATAGCAATCCGGTAACCGGCCCCATTTATGTGGAGCAGGCCAAACCCGGAGATACCCTCGCGATCCGCATCGAAAAGATCGAATCACGCGACGGTCAATGTGCGACCTACACCGGTAATCCGAAACAGCTCTGTCAGTGGCTTGGAACTGATGTCCCGGATGGCGCGCATGTCTGCCCCATTCGCGAGGGCCTGGTTTACTGGAGTGATGACATCGCGATCCCTTATCAGCCGATGCTGGGGTGTATCGGCACAACTCCCGCTTACGGCATGCCCAGCACGATGCCCGCCGGTCCGCATGGCGGAAACATGGATATTCGCGAAGTCACGGAAGGTAACACGCTCTTCTTGCCGGTCTTTGTTGAGGGCGCTTATCTGTACCTGGGCGACGCCCATGCTGCGATGGGGCAGGGGGAACTCTCAGCAACCGGACTGGAGATGGCCTCCCACACGACACTGACGATCGAACTCATCAAAGGCAAAACAATCGCCGGTCCCCGCATAGAGACGCCGGATGAGCTGATCACCGTTGCCAGCGGGACCCCCATGGAACGTGCGACGGCAGAGGCGTTCGCGCAATTGATTCTCTGGATGGAATCAGAGCATGGCTGGAATCGCTGGCGGGCCTATGACCTGTTAACGCATGTGTCGGAAATTTCCCTGGGATACTATGAGGGAGGCGGACTGGCGGTCAAAGTCCCGAAAAAATATGTAGCTCATCCTTCCTGA
- a CDS encoding N,N-dimethylformamidase beta subunit family domain-containing protein: MLIGYVSDENYSALFDVAVEFQSDGQFFSTRSTASGAVIADLPEGEYTVILQHTDHCPKRVQMQVQAGQIYQFRLLSKKLYGFAWPRCVTAGEASEFRVHSTSEYQVELWRYGKEKEYIRRIGTFDDHAPLANLQVTPDGDYSQAGVNWNDIGYRGAVQRQSVTSPEKSGLYMFHLRNQSGDHFTFPWVVAPETPQSDIAILASDLTWNAYNNFGGRSNYLNPDGLPETPTVNSRQELRRYLKPSFGVYCVEEYPPLSLERPQPYLHIDLDEQLRDPIYSRMGCGMLHSEWRLLGWMEEQELPYDYYSETQFHLGTLPLDQYKVLILSSHPEYWSKQMYDRLKSWVFESGGRLIYLGGNGLNCEVEFLDDERIVYHNSDCTSWCGVAMDPPIPESESTYESRYHARQESEANLLGVVFSFAGIMTGAPYKVIDADHWALAGTGLKTDDLFGTESQHMRIPGGASGHETDKISPSSPPQVHLIAQGTNPDNGGADMIHYQTDSGGEVFSVGSICWITSMLVDNDVSRVTRNVLDQFTKSE; the protein is encoded by the coding sequence ATGCTCATTGGATATGTCAGCGACGAAAATTACAGCGCGTTATTTGATGTCGCGGTAGAATTTCAGTCCGACGGTCAGTTTTTCAGCACGCGTTCTACCGCTTCCGGCGCCGTGATCGCCGATCTGCCGGAAGGGGAGTACACAGTGATCCTCCAGCACACAGATCACTGTCCGAAGCGAGTGCAGATGCAGGTTCAGGCGGGACAGATCTATCAGTTTCGCCTGCTCTCGAAAAAACTGTACGGCTTTGCCTGGCCTCGCTGCGTAACCGCCGGGGAAGCCTCCGAGTTCCGCGTGCATTCGACCTCCGAGTATCAGGTCGAGCTTTGGCGCTACGGTAAAGAAAAAGAATACATCCGACGCATCGGCACCTTTGACGATCATGCGCCGCTGGCCAACCTGCAGGTCACCCCCGATGGGGATTACTCGCAAGCAGGTGTCAACTGGAACGACATCGGCTATCGAGGAGCCGTACAGCGCCAGTCGGTCACGTCACCGGAAAAATCGGGCCTGTATATGTTTCATCTCCGGAATCAGTCGGGGGATCATTTTACGTTTCCCTGGGTGGTGGCCCCGGAAACGCCACAGTCTGACATCGCGATTCTGGCCAGTGATCTGACCTGGAATGCCTACAACAACTTCGGGGGGCGCAGCAACTATCTGAATCCAGATGGACTGCCGGAAACTCCCACCGTGAACAGTCGACAGGAATTGAGACGCTATCTGAAGCCTTCGTTTGGCGTCTATTGTGTCGAAGAATATCCGCCTCTGTCGCTGGAACGGCCGCAACCTTACCTGCACATCGATCTGGATGAGCAGCTGCGGGACCCCATTTACAGCCGCATGGGGTGCGGCATGCTGCACTCAGAATGGCGTCTGCTGGGCTGGATGGAAGAACAGGAATTGCCTTACGACTATTATAGTGAAACACAGTTCCACCTGGGTACGCTGCCCCTGGATCAGTACAAGGTCCTCATCCTGAGTTCACACCCTGAGTACTGGTCGAAGCAGATGTACGACCGGCTGAAGTCCTGGGTATTCGAATCCGGCGGTCGGCTCATTTATCTGGGTGGGAACGGACTGAACTGCGAAGTGGAGTTCCTGGATGATGAACGCATTGTCTATCACAATTCCGACTGCACAAGTTGGTGCGGCGTCGCCATGGATCCTCCCATTCCCGAATCGGAGTCGACCTATGAAAGTCGTTACCACGCGCGACAGGAATCGGAAGCGAACCTGTTGGGGGTTGTCTTCTCCTTTGCCGGGATCATGACGGGCGCTCCCTACAAAGTCATTGACGCCGATCACTGGGCCCTGGCAGGCACGGGGCTCAAGACAGACGATCTGTTCGGCACTGAGAGTCAGCATATGCGCATACCCGGCGGCGCTTCCGGGCACGAAACGGATAAAATCTCTCCCAGTTCACCCCCACAGGTACACCTCATTGCGCAGGGAACCAACCCGGATAACGGGGGAGCCGACATGATTCATTATCAGACCGACTCGGGAGGGGAAGTCTTCTCTGTCGGTTCAATCTGCTGGATTACCTCGATGCTTGTCGACAATGATGTTTCTCGAGTCACGCGGAATGTGCTCGATCAGTTTACAAAATCAGAATGA